GCGTTCAACGCGACGTCGAAGCCATGGGTTGAGCGAAGCGATGCCCCGGAACGAGGGCTGAGGGGCGTTCGTTCCGGAGCATCGCTTCGCTCAGCTCTCGGCTTCAGCTCGTCTTCCCAAGACCCAGGGTTTCGGTTGTCAGTCGTCGCTCACGCGGCGCGTTTGACGCTGCGGAGGTAGGCGTTGATCTCTTCGCGGGTGGTGTCGAGGTGGAACGTGCCGCCGATGTCATACGTACCGCCGACGTTTCGGGCGCGTTTGACCTCGGCGAGGATGTGAACGATGCCGCCGCGCTCGCGGTGGAGCAGGACGAGAAACTTCTCCCCGACGGACATGGCGACGTCGCTGACGAAGCCGATGCCGCGTGGGCCGATGTCGCGGATGCGGATGTTCGTCGGCGAGGCTGTCACGCGTTCGTCGCAGTCGTTGCCGACGGGCAGGATGGTGAGCCGATCGCGGATGCCCACGCGCGGCAGCTTGCGGCGGCGCATCGAGCGGTTGCTGTCGGCGTCGAGCAGGCCATCAGAGCGGAGGCTGCGGAGGATTTCCAGGAGGCTTTCGGCTGTCATGGGACTTGGGCGGGACCGGGCGTCCTGAAATGGCATCGGCCAGATCGCATTCCCGATGAGGCCCGGCATGTCGCCGGCGGATTCCGATGTCGCCCCATAACGTGCAACACACGGGACGGTCGTCGTTGACTTTGCGTCGAAACGGGCGTTACGGTCCCGTCCGGCCTTCGGAGGGATGGTCCCGCCCACGCCGGTTCTTGAGCCCCGCCGGCCGAACACGTCGGCCCCACGCCGATCGCATGTCCGTCCGCCAGCCCGTCGCCAAGCCCAAGGCCTATCTCAAGGCACGCCACAAGCAGACCGAGGCCGCGCTCGACGCGCTCGACCTCGACGCCATCCTGCTGACACATCCGGCAGACCTTGCCTACCTGACCAACTTCACCGGTGACGACTCCGTCGGCATCTTCAAGCCCGGCGGCGAGGTTTGGCTCGTCACCGACTTCCGCTACACCGAGCAGGCCGAACTCGAAGCCGCGTGGTTGAAGGTCGTCGAGCGCAAGGGCGACATCCATAAGATGAGCGATGCCTTGGCCCACACGCTTCGTGAGGCCGGGCTGACCCGCGTCGGCTTCGAGGCCAACTTCACGACCGTCGGTCAGAAGGACGCCGTCGAAGAGGCGCTGGACGAGCTGGATTACGACTGCGAGCTGGTCGCCGTCGAGGACGTGATGGTCAAGCAGCGGAAGGTGAAGGACGACCACGAGATCGACCTCATCCGCAAGGCGTGCGATGTCGCTGAGGAGGCTTTCAACGCCGTCCGCGACTCGATCCAGGCCGGTGAGACCGAGGGCTACCTCGCAGGTTTGTTGTCACTCGAGATGAAGTCGCGCGGTGCGACCGACCCGAGCTTCAGCCCCATCGTCGCCACGGCTGGCAACTCGTCACTGCCCCACTACCGGCCCGACGACACGCTCATCCAAAAGGACAACCTGCTTCTGTTCGACTGGGGTGCCCGCGTCAACGGCTATTGCAGCGACATGACGCGCACCTTCGCCATCGGCCGCGTTCCGGCGAAGCTCAAAGAGATTTACAACGTCACCCTCGAAGCGCAGCAGGCGGCGATCGAATACATCCGGCCCGGCGTGTCGTGTTTGGCCGTGGACAAGGTCGCTCGCGACCACATCAAGAAGGCCGGCTACGAGAAGTACTTCGGGCACGGGCTGGGTCACGGGCTGGGCCGAGATATCCACGAACTGCCGGTGCTGCGAAAGCAAGGCGAAGACGACGAGCTTCGCCCCGGCATGGTCGTCACAGTGGAGCCTGGCATCTACCTGCCCGGCCAGGGCGGCGTGCGGATCGAGGACGACGTGCTCGTCACGCACAGCGGCCGCGAAATCCTGACGAGCCTGCCCAAGGCGTTCGAAGACTGTCACATCGAGTAGCGGCCGATTGCCGACGTCTCGAACCACTTCAAGGAACCATCGTGGCCAAAACGCCAAGCCGAAGCTCCGACGACAGATCCGCCGCCGCGTCCGATCCGATGGACGTCGATCGGCTCGAACGCCTGGTTGCGCTCATGAGCGATCAGGGTCTGACGAACTTGGAGCTGCAGGACGGCGACCGTCGCATCTCGCTCTCACGTGGACACGCCGTTGCGACCGCACCGGTCGCCGCACCCGTCGCAGCACCAGCCCCGGCTGCGTCGCCGGCGCCAGCCGCGGCACCGTCCGCACCGGCGAGCGACAGCAACCTCGCGACGATCACCAGCCCGATGGTCGGCACGTATTACGCCGCTCCCAAGCCTGGTTCGCCGGCCTTCGTCGAGGTCGGTAAGAGCGTTTCGGACGCGACCGACGTCTGCATCATCGAGGCGATGAAAGTCTTCAACACGATCAAGGCCGAGACGTCGGGTGTGATCGACCAGATCCTCGTCAAGGACGGCGACGCCGTCGAGTTCGGTCAAGCCTTGTTCAAGGTCCGGCCTGCTTGAGTAGCTCGCACCGGACTACCAGCTACGTCTGCCCCAATGTTCTCGAAGCTCCTCGTCGCCAACCGCGGTGAAATCGCCCTGCGGATCCTCCGCGCCTGCCGCGAGGTGGGCGTTTCGACGGTGGCCGTCTACAGCGAGGCCGATCGTGGGGCGAGCTACCTGGAGCTTGCGGATCAGACCGTCTGCATCGGACGCGGCCCGTCGGCTGACAGCTACCTGAATATCCCGCGGATCATCTCGGCGGCCGAGGTGTACGACGTCGACGCGATCCATCCGGGCTACGGCTTCCTTGCGGAAAATGCCCACTTCAACGAAGTCGTCCGAAGCTGCAAGATTGAGTTCGTCGGTCCGTCGCCCGAGGCGATGAGTGCCGTCGGCGACAAGGTCAACTGCAAGAAGCTCGCCCGCGAGGCCGATGTTCCGACGGTGCCCGGCAGCGTCGGAGCACTCGAGAACGAGGAGGAGGCGGTCGAGCTCTGCGAGAAGATCGGCTTCCCGGTCATCATCAAAGCCGCAGCCGGCGGCGGCGGGCGTGGCATGCGGGTCGCGCGGAACGAGGCGAGCCTGAAGACCGGCTTTTCCCAAGCGAAGGCGGAAGCCGAAGCGGCGTTTGGCAACGGCACGGTCTACATCGAAAAGTTCGTCGAGTTTGGCCGGCACGTCGAAGTGCAGGTCATCGCCGACCGTCACGGCAACGCCATCCACCTGTGGGAACGCGACTGCTCGCTGCAGCGTCGCCACCAGAAGCTGATGGAGGAGTCGCCGTCCCCGCACATCAGCCAGAAGACGCGCGAGGCCATGTGCGCGGCTGCGGTGCGCCTGATCCAGCAGGCCAAGTACGACAACGCGGGAACGGTCGAGTATCTCGTCGACGCGGATGAGAACTTCTACCTGCTGGAGGTCAACGCCCGAATCCAGGTCGAGCACCCGGTGACGGAGCAGGTGACGGGACTGGACCTCATTCACCTGCAGCTTCGCGTGGCTTCGGGCGAGCCGCTTGGCATCGATCAGAAAGACGTGCCGCAGATCGGCCACGCGATGGAGTTCCGCATCAACGCTGAAGACCCGTCGGCCGACTTCCGCCCGCAGCCGGGCCTCATTGAGACGTGGCACCCGCCCGGCGGGCCGGGTGTTCGCCTCGACACGCACGCCCACGCGGGTTACCGGATTCCGCCGAACTACGACTCGATGATCGGCAAGCTGATCATCCACCGGAACACGCGGGAAGAAGTCATCGCTTGTGCCAAGCGAGCTCTGGGCGAATTCCGCGTCGGGCCGATCAAGACGACGGTGCCGCTGCATCTGCAGCTCTTGGAGATTCCTGAGGTTCGTCAGGGCGGGTTCGATACGAACTTTGTCGAACGCGTCGCACTCGCGAAATCGTGAGACGAAGTCCGAGACCCGCGGCTGCCGCCGCGGCGTGGAGGGTGATCGCGGGCCACGGTGAGTCGGGCAGGACGATCGCCAGATCGGCTCCGACGGGCGTGGCCGCGTAGACGTGGGCCTGTTCAACCCACGGCACGCCGGGCGTGGCGACGTCGAGGGCGAAGAGTGGGTGGAAGCGCGTCATCCACGTCGGCACCTGCGATCCTGACGCAAGCAGCACGTCACCGAGCCAAACGGGCCAGAGAATCCAGCCCACCATCGCGACGAGTGCGAGGAACGGAAGCAGCAAGGACGTGTCGCGATCTGCGCGTGCAACATCAACCTTGCTCGAGTCCGTAGCCGCGGGCTGTAAGCCCGCGGCCACCACCAGAATTCCGCAACTTAGCACGAGTAGCACGATCGACCAACCACCCGAAGCGAGTCCGACGACGACGCTCGCTCCAATGACCAGCGGTGGCACGCGATCCAATCGCTCTGTCGACGCAGCGGCCGACAGCACGACCACGAGCAGCAAGCCCGCCATCGCTCGATCGATTGGCGTCGCTGTGATGGCGATACCGATGCCAACGATCACGACGCCAGCCGCCAGGCCTGCGAAGGCCCACCCGACCGCTGTTATCGCCGCGACGCGCTTCACGACTCGGGCTGAGCGGCAATCTGGCGACGCAGCCCGTCGGACATGCCACGACGATGTCGCTCCGTCCGCGAGGGCGAGCTGCCGAGGTGTTCCAGAATCTTCTGCGCGTGGTCGTGGCAGTTCTCGAGGTAGACGCTGTACTTGCTGCTCTGCGTTCCGGCGATCGCGGTGCCGGCGACGTAGAGACCCGGGACGTTCGTCTCCATCGTCGCCTCGTCGTAGCTCGGCCGTTCGCCGTCACCGATCAGGTCGACGCCAGCTCGACGCAGCAGCCGCTTGTCCTGGCGATAGCCGATCAGGCTCAGCACGACATCTGCTTCGACGTCAGTGTCGCCGTCCGTGCTGCTCAGCGTGACGTGCGTCGGCGTGATCGCCTTGACCTCGGTGCCGAAGTGCCCGGCGATGCGGTCGCTCTTGATGAGCCCTTTGATTTCCGGCAGCAGCCAGTACTTGATGCTCTTCTCCGGCAGCTCGTCGCCGCGATACGAGAGCGCGACGTCGGCCCCGGCATGGTGGCAACGCAGTGCCGCCTCGATCGCACTGTTGCGTCCGCCGACGATCAACACGCGCCTGCCGAAGTAGCTGTGCGGCTCGCGGAGGTAGCCGTCGACGTGTGGCAGGTCGTCGCCCGGCACGCCGAGCTTCGACGGGAAGTCCGTCCCGCCGATCGCGAGGACGACTGCGTCGCAGCGCGTCTCGCGTGGCCCGCCGCGGGTCTGGCTGTGGACGACGAAGCCGTCTTCCTCCCGTTGGATGTCAGCCACAGGCTCGAAGGTTCGGACGTCGAGATCGAGCGCCGAGACGACCCCGCGGAGATAAGCGAGGTACTGCTCACGCGAGGCCTTGGAGCCGTCGGGCGTGACCAGCGGCATGCCGGCAATCGCGATGCGTTCGTTGCTGCTGAACCACTTCGTCTGCGGTGCCCACCACGTCATCGTGTGGCCGACTTCCTTGGCCTCGAGCACGCGGTAGTCGACGCCCGCCCGCTGCATCGTCGCGGCGACTTCCAATCCGATCGGCCCGCCGCCGACGATGACGACGCGGGTCTGGTCGTGCGTTGGGCTCGCCTGACTCATGCCCGGAGTTTAGCGGATCCGACCAACGCCGTGCCTTCAGATGCCTTGACCGCCGTCTTCGCCGATAGGCTGTCGCGTGCTCGACCACGGCAAACCACCACCCGCCGACGAGGCCATCATCCGCGAGGCCGCCGGGTTGGCGATGCGGTACTTCCTCGAGCCCGACCTGCACAACGGCGGACTGGTCCGCGACTCGGCGCGACCCGGTGCGCCCTGCAGCGTCGCGGCCGCAGGGTTCGCGTGTGCGGCCTTCGTCGCGGCGGAACGGCTAGGCCTGGTCGACCGCGAGACTGCCCTTCGGCACTGCGGCGACGTGGCCCGCGTCTTCGCCGAGTTGCCCGTCGACGTTCCGACTGCCGAGGCCAAGGACTCGGCGGGCTGGCGTGGCATGTTTTACCACTTCCTCGCGGGTGACGGCGAACGTCGTGGCCGGCGGACGTGGAAGTCGGAGGTCAGCACCATCGACACCGCCCTGCTCATCGCCGGGCTGCTAGTCGCCCGCGGGCACTTCGACCGCGACGACGAGGCCGAACTGACGCTGCGTGCGAACAGCGATCGTGTCATCGCCGGCGTCGATTGGCGTGCCTTCATCCGGCCGAGCGGCCGATTCAGCCACGGCTGGCGTCCCGAGCCGATCCGACGTGCCATGCGCGATCACGATCGTGACGGCTTCATCGTCCACGAGTGGGACGGCTACAGCGAAGGCCTGCTGCTCTACCTCATCGCCGCCGCATCGCCTCGGCAGGACGTGGGACGAGAGGCGTACGACGCATGGTGCTCGACGTACGCAAAAGACTGGCACGACGTTGAAGGCATCGAGCATCTTCACTGCCCGCCGCTCTTCACGCACCAGTTTCCGCACGCGTTCATCGATCTCGACGGCGTGGCGGACACGTTTCTGCGGGATCGCGGCCTGTGCTACTTCGAAAACGCTCGCCGTGGGACGCGTGCGCAGATCGCCTACGCCAAACGCAATCCGCTCGGCCATCCGGGCTACGGCGCGTCGACTTGGGGCTTATCCGCCAGCAACGGCCCCGGCATTGACCACCATAAGCACCTGACGCGAGGCGGCCGACGCGTGCGATTCCACGGCTATGTCGAACGCGGCCTCGGACCGCCAGCTGGCGTGGTCGACGATGGCACGCTCGCTCCCTGGGCGACGGCCGCATCGCTGCCGTTCCTGCCGGGAGAGGTCTGCGACGGCCTGCGTGCGCATCGCGACGTGACGCTCTGCCGTCCCGGTTGGCACGGCTTCATGGGCAGCTACAACCTGGCGTACATCGACCCCGACTGCCCACACGGCTGGGTGGACGAGTTCGACCTCGCGATCGAGCAGGCACCGATCGTCATGATGGCCGCGAACTACCTCGACGGCGGCGTGTGGAACGTGACCCGGCAGCTGCCCGAGCTTCGCGAAGCCCTGCTCACGTGCGGCCTGTCGGGTGGCTGGCTTTCTTAACCGCGGCTCACAGCGTCACGGCGTCATCAACCGACGCGAGCTCGATCTCGACAGGCGGCGCTTGAAGCTCGTCGACCAGGTCCTCTCGCTCCTCGGGCGACAACGGCAAGACATCGAGCGTCAGGACGCCGTCTTCGACCGACAGACCGACGACGCGAGCAGCGACATTGCCCCGGCCGAGGACGGGCGGGAAGAGCACGATGTCGTCGACCGGCTGCCTGGCCAAGAGCCGGCGAAGCTGGTGATCGACCGCGAGCGTGATCGCGGCATCGTTGGCGGTTCCGTCCGTTGCGATCTCTACGGCTGCGCGTTCGTTCTCAGCCTGCATGCCAAGTCCGTCGATCGCCTTCTGACGCAACACCGAGACCAACGCGTCGGGCAACGTGATGGTCCCAGCCGCAAAGTCTTCGAGCACCAGGCGTGCCCGGCCTGACTCGGCCACCGACGGCAGCAGCCGGATCGAGACCACGACCTCGCCCAGACCATCGAGCGTCGCCCGGCCCGCCAGAATGAGCCGGCCGTCGTGGATCACGAGCCTCGGGTCGGCCAGGTACTTGGCCATCGGCTCGCGGTAGCCGCTGTCGCTGAGCCACTTGTCGAAGTAGACGTCGAGCTCCTCGCCGCTGAAGGAGACGCGCACCGGTTCGATGTCGCTGTCGTTGCG
The DNA window shown above is from Planctomycetota bacterium and carries:
- a CDS encoding NAD(P)-binding domain-containing protein, giving the protein MSQASPTHDQTRVVIVGGGPIGLEVAATMQRAGVDYRVLEAKEVGHTMTWWAPQTKWFSSNERIAIAGMPLVTPDGSKASREQYLAYLRGVVSALDLDVRTFEPVADIQREEDGFVVHSQTRGGPRETRCDAVVLAIGGTDFPSKLGVPGDDLPHVDGYLREPHSYFGRRVLIVGGRNSAIEAALRCHHAGADVALSYRGDELPEKSIKYWLLPEIKGLIKSDRIAGHFGTEVKAITPTHVTLSSTDGDTDVEADVVLSLIGYRQDKRLLRRAGVDLIGDGERPSYDEATMETNVPGLYVAGTAIAGTQSSKYSVYLENCHDHAQKILEHLGSSPSRTERHRRGMSDGLRRQIAAQPES
- the accC gene encoding acetyl-CoA carboxylase biotin carboxylase subunit gives rise to the protein MFSKLLVANRGEIALRILRACREVGVSTVAVYSEADRGASYLELADQTVCIGRGPSADSYLNIPRIISAAEVYDVDAIHPGYGFLAENAHFNEVVRSCKIEFVGPSPEAMSAVGDKVNCKKLAREADVPTVPGSVGALENEEEAVELCEKIGFPVIIKAAAGGGGRGMRVARNEASLKTGFSQAKAEAEAAFGNGTVYIEKFVEFGRHVEVQVIADRHGNAIHLWERDCSLQRRHQKLMEESPSPHISQKTREAMCAAAVRLIQQAKYDNAGTVEYLVDADENFYLLEVNARIQVEHPVTEQVTGLDLIHLQLRVASGEPLGIDQKDVPQIGHAMEFRINAEDPSADFRPQPGLIETWHPPGGPGVRLDTHAHAGYRIPPNYDSMIGKLIIHRNTREEVIACAKRALGEFRVGPIKTTVPLHLQLLEIPEVRQGGFDTNFVERVALAKS
- a CDS encoding glucoamylase family protein, translating into MLDHGKPPPADEAIIREAAGLAMRYFLEPDLHNGGLVRDSARPGAPCSVAAAGFACAAFVAAERLGLVDRETALRHCGDVARVFAELPVDVPTAEAKDSAGWRGMFYHFLAGDGERRGRRTWKSEVSTIDTALLIAGLLVARGHFDRDDEAELTLRANSDRVIAGVDWRAFIRPSGRFSHGWRPEPIRRAMRDHDRDGFIVHEWDGYSEGLLLYLIAAASPRQDVGREAYDAWCSTYAKDWHDVEGIEHLHCPPLFTHQFPHAFIDLDGVADTFLRDRGLCYFENARRGTRAQIAYAKRNPLGHPGYGASTWGLSASNGPGIDHHKHLTRGGRRVRFHGYVERGLGPPAGVVDDGTLAPWATAASLPFLPGEVCDGLRAHRDVTLCRPGWHGFMGSYNLAYIDPDCPHGWVDEFDLAIEQAPIVMMAANYLDGGVWNVTRQLPELREALLTCGLSGGWLS
- a CDS encoding Xaa-Pro peptidase family protein — translated: MSVRQPVAKPKAYLKARHKQTEAALDALDLDAILLTHPADLAYLTNFTGDDSVGIFKPGGEVWLVTDFRYTEQAELEAAWLKVVERKGDIHKMSDALAHTLREAGLTRVGFEANFTTVGQKDAVEEALDELDYDCELVAVEDVMVKQRKVKDDHEIDLIRKACDVAEEAFNAVRDSIQAGETEGYLAGLLSLEMKSRGATDPSFSPIVATAGNSSLPHYRPDDTLIQKDNLLLFDWGARVNGYCSDMTRTFAIGRVPAKLKEIYNVTLEAQQAAIEYIRPGVSCLAVDKVARDHIKKAGYEKYFGHGLGHGLGRDIHELPVLRKQGEDDELRPGMVVTVEPGIYLPGQGGVRIEDDVLVTHSGREILTSLPKAFEDCHIE
- the accB gene encoding acetyl-CoA carboxylase biotin carboxyl carrier protein, which translates into the protein MDVDRLERLVALMSDQGLTNLELQDGDRRISLSRGHAVATAPVAAPVAAPAPAASPAPAAAPSAPASDSNLATITSPMVGTYYAAPKPGSPAFVEVGKSVSDATDVCIIEAMKVFNTIKAETSGVIDQILVKDGDAVEFGQALFKVRPA